The segment GTTTCCGGCGACGCGAATCGGCGCCTACGAAGCAACGGTCAAGATCGGTGACTCTGCGGAAAAGCTAATTGACCCGGTCTCCTTTCGAGTGGTGTCGCCAAGTGCTGAAACCGGATCGTACTGGCTCAATGAGAAACTGTTGCGAGACATTTCGGATCGTTCAGGCGGGCAATATTTTCGCCTTGATTCAATCAGAAAGCTTCCTGACGTTTTGCCGAACACGGTTGAGCGTTTTACGTTTAACAGTCCGCCAGAACCGCTGTGGGATGCCAGCCCCAAGTTGCGTTGGCTAATCTTTTTGCTGCCCGTTGTGTTGCTGACAATCGAATGGGCCGCGCGAAAATGGTACAAGTTGTTGTAAATGAACGCTAAACCGAACAAATCAATTCCCAAAACGATTCTTGATCGATTGTCGGCCCTGCGGTCTCAGTTGACTCAATGGATTGTCGTGCGCGGACTGTCGCGATGGTTGTTGATCGTGCTGGGCGTGTTGCTGTTGGACATCCTGATTGATCGCGTCTTTAAGATGGACTTCAGCCAGCGGCTGATCATGTTGGGCGTAATGATCGTCGTCGCGGCCCTGTTCCTGTTCTGGAGATTGCTCAAGCCCCTCGCTGCCATGCCTGGCAATGACGCGTTACTGCATGAGATCGAACGCGGCAACGGTTCGCTCAAAGAAAGCATCATCAGCAGCGTCGAGCTTTCGCGAGTTGAAGATTTCGAATCTGTTGGCGTTTCCCGGGAACTGGCTTCGTTGTCGATCGAAAAAGGCATCAAAGACGCACAGCAAATTGACTTTGGCAAAGTCATCGACCGTGACGCGCACCGCAAGAATCTTGGCATCCTTGGCGTCGGAGCAGTCGCCCTGGTACTGCTGGGGGTCGGCGTCGGCACAACGAACTTTCTTGGCACCTGGTTTAATCGAAATATTTTGCTGGGTGACCAACAGTGGCCTCAAGGGACGTATCTGGAAATCGTTGGCGCCAAAGACGGTGTCGTAACGTTGCCTCGCGGTGTGAACCATCGACAACTGGTCCAGATCACCGAAGATTCGACAGTGACCGACATTAGCCTGAATCTGGAGATCGAAAATTCGGGCGGCGGTCGTACGATTTACAGCATGAAGCCGACCGGAAAACTGGACGGTCGCCAACACGCTTTTGTGTTCAACAATATTTCGTCGACTTTCCGATTCAGAGCCAGCGGCGGCGATGATGTGACCGAGTGGGTTTCTGTCGATTTGGTCGAACCGCCAGCAATTGTGGAGCTGGATATGAAAGTCCATTTGCCTGGCTACACGCAGGCGGATCCGGTTTCGCTCAAAGGCGATGGGCCGCATCCAGTGTTGGCGGGAAGTTGGTTGGAGGTCAATGCGACGACGAACAAGCCGATCGAGACTGCCGTTTTGAAAAGCGGTGAAACAGTCTTTCCGATGAAGCTGGCCGAAGACGGGCTGACGTTTACGGCTTCTCCTGGAAAGGATTCAAAGCTGGTCAGCGGACCTTATGAATTTTCGCTTTCCGATGAAGGTGGCTTGGGCAACGCACGGAAATCGAAGTTTACGCTTTCGCTCAAAGAAGACGCGGTTCCACGAGTTCGGGCTGAACTGCTCGGGATCAGCGGTTTGATTTCGACTCGGGCCATGTTGCCAACCGAATATCAGGTGGCCGATGAGTACGGTTTGCAGGATATTCAGTTTGCGGCCAACTGGAAAACGGAGCAACCGCAACCAGATCAGGCTCAGTCTACAACCGCCATGATTGCGACGCTCGAACAGCAGGAATCCAGTCCGTGGCGAAGCGCGGAAAATGTAGCCGTGTTCGATATCCTGCCGATGCAATTGCCGCCAGGGACAAGCCTGCGGTTGGCTGTCGTGGCTCACGACAATCGGCCCGATACGCCTGGCGAGGGCAAGTCTCAGGAGTTCCTGCTGCGAGTGGTGACCGATGATGAATTGCGAGCCGACCTGTTGCGTCGCGAAGACGAGCAACGCAAAGCGTTTGAGCAGGCTTATGAGATTCAGCTTTCACTTGCGACAGAGTTGGAGGCACTTTCGATTAGCCGACCGGAAGGTGGCCAGAGCGAAGTTGACTTTCACAAGCAACGCGAAATGAAACTGCTTGGTTTGGTCCGCGACCAGAAAGGCATTGGAACCGCGATCGATCGGATTGCGACACGCTTCGAAGAGTTCCTTGTCGAGATCGGGAACAACCGGCTTGAGGAAGCCGAAAAAGAAGTCGTTCCTGGCCGGCCTGGCATTGAAGAACGCTACAACAACCGAATCATCCAACCGATTCGTGAACTTGATACCGAATTGATTACGCTGGCGACCCAGTATCTCGACAACTGTCGTCGCGTGGAGCAAAATCCGCCGGAGCTCGACAAAGCTGTCCAGCAAACGGGCGAGACACAACAACTGATTCTTGAACGCATGAAAGTTATTCTCGAAGCGATGAACGATTCGAGATCCTTTCAGGACTTCCTCAATAAACTGCTGGAACTGAAGAGCATCGAGGAAGGTATCAAGAAAGCGAATCAGGAGAAGATGAAACCGAAGGATATTTTTGACGACGCCGATCCCGACGATATCTTTGATGACGAGTAAAACGGTGGCGTAGGCTTGGGGCCTGCGGATGTTCAGGTGAGAGGCCTGAGCCGCCAAACATATGCACATTGGAGCTTGCCATGAACAGCTTTCCGAAACTGGCCGTCTGTCTTTCGATCGCATTTGCGATGTTTTGCGGCAACCTGTTCGCTCAGGATACTCAGGATCAAAAGTCCGAACTCGCGGTTCGCCAGCGTCAGGTTGAGCGGAAGATGGTCGAGCTTGAAGCCATGTTCACTGCCGCGGCAGAACGCATTCGGGAGAAAGATCCCAAGCGTGCTGATCGCCTGATCAAAACGTATCAGAAATCGAAAGAGCAATCGCTGTCGAAGAAGATGGCCAATGTCAGTGCATTGCTGGACGAAGGCAGTTTTGCCGAAGCCGATAAAGAGCTCGACGAAGTCATTCAGGTGCTCGAGTCGATGATTCGATTGCTGACCAACGACAAGGAAAAAACGGTCTCGAAGAAAGAAGAAATCGCGTCGCTCGAAAAGTTTAAGCGTGAGATTCAAAAACAGCTGGAAGAGCAACGAAAGCAGACTGCAGAGAACAAGAAGGTTGGAAACAAGAAGCAGGCGATCGAAAATCTCAAGGCTCAGATCAAAAAGCTTGAAGGTTTGATCAAGCAGCAGGACGAGAACATTTCTGAAACGAAAGCCAACCTGAAATCAGGGTTGCGAAAGCTTGATAAACTCGCGGACAAACAGTTTCAGATTCGCAAAGAGACCGAAGAGTTGGCGAACGCGATTCGCGAACAGAAAATGAAGCAGGACGAACCTGGCGATCAGGTCAGTGCCAAAAAAGACGCCGATGGAAAGCCAACTGATGCAAAGCCCGGTGACGGCAAGCCCGGCGAAAAGAAGGACGGTTCGGATTCGGAGAACAAGGAAGACAAAAAACTGGAAGAGCTGCAGAAGCGAAAAGAGGATTTGGAGAGAAAGCTGCAGGAAGGCGAGGGAAAGCCTGGCGATGGCAAACCCGGCGAGAAGAAAGATGGCAAGCCTTCCGACGGCAAGCCTGGTGAGAAGAAAGACGGCAAGCCTTCGGATGGTAAACCTTCGGATGGTAAACCCGGCGAAAGTAAGTCTGGCGAACAGAAGTCCGGGCAGCAGCAACCGAAGCCGCAGCAGCCCGGTTCCAAACAGCTCGACAAGGCCGCCGAAAGGCAACGGATGGCAGAAGAAAAACTGGCCAGTGGCAAACCTCAGGACGCTGCACGTCAACAAGAGGCTGCGAAGGAAGAACTCGAAGAAGCGCTCAAGGAACTGAAGAAAGAGCAACGTCGTCTCGAGTCGTTGCCGCCGGAAGCTCTCAAGCAGTTGGCCGACAAGCAGCGTCGGACGCGCGACAAAACAATGGACATCCTTGAGGAGATGAAAAAGGCTCCCAAGTCCAAGGACGAGCAACAGGAAGGCCAGCAGCCTGGCAAGCCAAATCAGGCTGGACAGAAGCCGGCTGAACAGGCCGGCGGTGCGATGAAAAAGGCGGCTGATGACCTGGATAAAAATGACTCCAAGAAAGCCGAACAGGAACAGAAAAAGGCCGAAGAGAAACTTGAGGAAACGATCGAAGAACTCGAGGAACGTCTGAAGCAGCTTCGTGAGGAAACCCGCGAGGAAAAACTGGCTCGCCTCGAATCGCGATTCAGCGAGATGCTCAAGCGTCAGCAAATTGCTTCGATTATGACGATCGAGCTCGACGACAAACGTACGAATCTTGGACAAATACGCCGCCGCGATCAGCTGTTGATTTTGCGTTTGGCGACAGAAGAAATTCAAATCCACGAACTGGGACAACAGGCTTATGACTTGCTTGTTGAAGACGGAACCAGCGTCGTATTTCCGGAGGTCGTTGAGGACTTGAAGAAAGACCTGGTGGAAGCCGGCGAGCTTCTGCAATCCGAGAAAACGACTCAGTACACACAGCTTGTCCAAAAGGAAATTGAAACCACGATCGAGGATCTGATCGACGCGCTCAAAGAAGAACAAAAGAAAGGCGGCGGCGGTGGAGGCGGCGGAGGCGGCGGCAAACAACCGTTGCTGAAAAAGAGTGCCGAGCTGAAGATGCTTCGCATGCGGCAGCGTCGAGTGAACCGTCGCACAATAAAAATTGAGGAAATGAGAGATAACCCTGACCTCGCCGAAATTTTGCGGAAAGAGTCCGATGATGCCGCGGAAATCCAGCGGAAAATCATCGAGATGACCGAGCGAATCATGGAAGATGCCCAGCAATAGGGCTCTGCTTGCAGAACTTTCGCGTGGAAATACGGTTTATCAAGTGCTATCATTGGATCGACGATTTGTCCAAATATAAGGTGAAACAATGAGCGTAAATCGCTGGAACTTTTTGACTGCAGCTTTGCTTGGGATGTTTCTCTGCCTGCCCTCGGTTGCCGCAGAAACCGATGTTGTGGATTCGTTCCGCGATCACGTTCAATCACTCGACGTGAAGGACTCGCAAAAGTCACTCGCGGAAGAATCGATCGATGCCTTTAGTGAAGACTCGCCTGGCGAAGCGATCACGGCCGGGCTGATCGCGATCTACCCGGAGTACGGGACTGCCATTGATTCGTCGGAAGTCGATGATTCTGAAAAGACAGTCAAGCTGCTTAAACCTCTGACCGAATCTGCTGACAAATTTTTGGCTGCAGATTCATCGTTCTTCCTGGCACGCACGCTGATGAACGAAGAGCAGTTTGAATCCGCGCTGCCGTTGCTTGAGTCGCTCAAGAAAAATTACGCCGACCACACAATGCACACGGGCACCAGCGATTACTATCTTGGCGTCGCCCATGCCGGTCTTCTGGAAAATCAAAAAGCGATCGATTCGTTCGTTGAGTTCCTCGATTCGAATCCGGATGCTCCTGAGCGGATGCGAGTCAGTGCCTGGCGTCAGGTTCAGGGATTGCAAACGATCGAAGAAGGAAAGCTGGACGATGTCCATCAGCGAATGGAATATTCCCGTCGGCGATTGGACCTTGAAAAGACAGATGATCCGACTCAGGTTGAGCAGGAAAAAGTCGTCACGATGCTGACCAAGCTGATCAAGGAAGCTGAAAAGAAAGAGTGCTCAGGCAGCTGCAAAAATTGCAACAAGCCAGGCGAGAACAAGCCTTCGGCTGGTAAGAAGCCACAGCAAGCCAGCAAGAAGCCGCAGCAGAAGAAAAGTGAGAGCGGTAAGAATGCTAAAGCTGCTGACGGCAAGGCCGTAGTCAAAACTTACGAGGACACACCGGCCAGTCCGTGGAGTCGACTTCGCGACCGCAGCCGAGATCCGGCAAACAACGCGATCAAGGAAAAGCTTCCTGCCAAGTACCGCGACATCGTGGAAAAGTACATGGAGAAAGCCAACGGCGAACCTTCAGGCCAATAGTTGGCTGGGGTTACCTGAAACAAAGCGACGCTCGATGGGCGTCGTTTTTTTATGCGCAATTGCGTCATCCACCTCGCCATCACGACTCTTCTGGCCCACCGAACGCACTGAGAAACTCATAAGCCTCCGCCATGAATTCGGAGATCTGCTCAGGTTTTAGTCTGCCCGGTTTTCGAAACGTCAGCAGTCCACCGTTTGCATCAACGTAGACTCCTCGATTGTTTGCAAACAGGTCCAACATGTGTTGGTCAAAGAATTGGCGGATCGCGACCTCGTTGTGGCCTTTGAGCACAAACGCATTCGAGAACTCCGGATGATTCTCAAAGTCGATGTCCTGAAACCCCATCGCCGAACCAATTCGATCCAGGAATCCTTCCGGACGGACCGTGAAGTGTGGCAAAGCCAACTCCGTCTGCATCGCGGCCATGGTGAAGCGGTGAGTTTGAGATTGTTTGCCGCTGCCTGTCGTGTATTGGTATTCAAAAATTGCCAGGCCCGTCGATTCAGTTTCCGCGGTCATGACGTTCTTCATTTTGCGAGATCGGCCCTTGTTGAACATCGGAAAAACGGAAAGCTTCTCCTGCAGGTCGGGGCTGCCTTCAGCGGTAAACTCAAGTCCCAGCTCTTGGGCGATCGCAGCCAGATTTTCGGTGCGTTTCTTTTCGTATTTGCGGACCAGCCAGACGATCAGACCAACGATTCCCAGCATGACAACAAGGGTCAGGGGGAGCACAACGAAGGCTTCGACTTTGTTGGCAAGCAAAGAAGCGTCCACTATCAGCATCGTAAATCTCCATGCGTTTCCAACGGATACGATCCGCAATTCTTAATCTAGGCACTGTTTGGCCACGTTGATGACATGAAAATCAATTTGTCAAACAGTGCCTAGATCCCGATCGAAGCGCCCACCAGATTCGTCGCGACAGCAGCCAGTTTTGCATCACAAAAAACATTGGCCACCACATCGCCTTTATTAATCTTGTCGCCGATGCGAACCAGAAACTCGATGCCGCAGGCGTGGTCGATCGGATCTCCAATCTTTTTGCGACCGCCGCCCATTTCGATCACGGCCAATCCAAGTCGATCCGTGTTGATACGTGAGATGGTTCCAGATTCCATCGACGTCACCGGGTGGCTGTCAGCACGCTCCCGCGGTTGATTCAAATCACCGCCATGAGCTTCGACCATTTCAGCCAGTTTCTTCAGCGCTGAACCGTCATCGATCGTCGTTTGCAATCGTTGCGACGCCGCCTCGACGTCCTGCTCAACATTCGCAGCAACCAGCAGACGGCTGCCCAGAAGCAGCGTCAACTCACGCACGTCGTCGGGGCCTTTCCCCTGCAGAACCTCAACGGATTCGTCGATCTCGACCGAGTTGCCGATCATCTTTCCAAGTGGCTGATTCATGTCCGAGATTTCGGCAATCGTCTTTGTGCCCAATTCATTGCCGACAACAGTCAGCATCTCCGCCAGTTGCTGGGCTTTGTCGATCGTTTTCATGAACGCACCGCTGCCCCATTTTACGTCCAGCACCAAAGCATCCACACCGGCAGCGATTTTCTTGCTAAGGATACTGCCAACAATCAGAGGAATCGATGGGACGGTTCCTGTAACATCGCGAAGCGCATAAAGCTTGCGATCAGCCGGAGCCAGTTTCTCGCTCGCACTCGCGATGCTGCAACCGCACCAGTTCACAATGCTGCGAAATTCGTCCGACGACAGATCCGTGCGATATCCCTGAATCGATTCCAGTTTGTCGAGTGTTCCGCCCGTCGAGCCCAGTCCGCGGCCAGAGATCATCGGGACTTCCACGTCACAACAGGCCAGCATAGGGGCCAGCACGATGGAGATTTTATCACCGACACCACCGGTCGAATGCTTGTCCACCGCTGGCTTGCTGGATTCCCATTTCATCGTGTCGCCGGAATTGATCATCGCGCGTGTGAGCGAAACGATTTCGTCCTTGGTCATCGACTGAAAAAAAACAGCCATCGCGAAGGCTGACATCTGATAGTCCGGCACAGAGCCATCTGCGTATCCGGCGAGCAGTTGCCCAATCGAATCCGCGTCCAGTTCTTTGCCTTCGCGTTTGGCTTCGATTATTTGTGCGACATTCATGGAGAGGTGGCTTGTCAGGGAAAGGGGCTGAAATTGACAGGAGTTCCGATTGTAGGCTCGTCAATTCAGGACGTTAACTTAAACTTGATACCTTGATATGTTACCAGACTTTTTTGCGACGATTCCATGACCAAAATCCTACTGACCACGACCTCCTATCAGGACACTCCCGGACCGCACCACGAATTGTTGGACAGCATTGGAGCCGAAATTCATCGCGAAAGAGGACCGCTTTCGGAAGACAAGATGCTGGAACTGGCTGGTGAGTTTGACGCATTTTTGTGTGGCGACGACATGATCACGCAAGCCGTTATCGACAAGAGTTTGCCACGATTGAAAATCATTTCGAAGTACGGAATTGGCGTCGACAAGATCGATGTGAAGTACGCGACCGAAAAAGGAATTCCGCTGCTGTTTTGCCCTGGCGTCAATCACACGACCGTTGCCGAGCATACTTTCGCGTTGATGCTAAGCCTGAGTCGCAAGTTCGTCGAAGAAGTAAACTTTGTTCGGGAGGGAAACTGGAAACGGCTGACCGGCAACGAGCTGATGGGAAAAAAGATTGGTGTCATTGGTTTGGGCCGAATTGGCAAAGAGGTTTCGACTCGCGCCAAAGCATTCAGCATGCCGGTGATGGGCTACGATCTTTACTGGCCGGAAGAATTCGCCAATGAGCACGAAATCGAGAAAGCAGGATCGCTTGAAGACATCTTTACGACTTGCGATATCGTTTCACTGCACACGAACCTGACGCCTGAAACCGAGAACATGATCAACGCGGCTTCGATGGCGACGATGAAAAAAGGAGTCATGATTCTCAACTGTGCACGTGGAGAACTGGTGAGCACATCGGACATGGTGGCCGCGCTGGAATCCGGACAAGTCGGTGGTTATGGGACGGACGTTCTCGATCAGGAACCGCCTCCGGCTGACCACCCGTTGCTGACGGCTCCGAATTGTGTGATCACGCCACACATTGGATCGCGGACCTACGAGTCCGTTGAACGCCAGGCAATGATGGCGACTCAAAATCTCCTGAATTGCCTTAAAGGGGAAAAACCGCTGGCTCAGGTAAACGACGCTCCAATCCCGGAAGCTTTGATTTAGCGTTAATTTGGCGAGAATCTGAGGGTTGGTGAAGAGCCTGGGTGATTGCTTCTTTGTTTTCGCTAACCTTGGCGAGTTGAACTTTTCCTGTCGATCTGAAAAACTGGAGAGGTCTTTTTCAACGCAGAACATCAGGTCCAAAATGTCACGTCAACGACAATCAAGAAATCGTTTGGATTTCGCAACGCTTGAACCGAAACAACTGCTGGCTGGAAACGTCTTCGCCAATCTGAGTGGCGAAGACCTCGTTGTGATCTGCGACAGCAACGACAACTCCGTCGCGATCAACCTCAACGCGTCGGACTTGTCACAGTTGGTCCAGGGACAGGATGGGACGCAGGTTCGATTTTCGGATTCGTTGCAGACAGGATTTTCGTCGACGGAACTCTCCGGTTTGTTTGTGTATGCCAATGACGGGAACGACACCGTCACGGTCGATGCACGAAGCAACACGGTGCGTGGCGGGATGGTTGCTTCGCTGGGTGCGGGCAACGACTCGCTTTATGTCAAAGGCGGCGTGTTCGGCGATCAAGCCACGGTGTACGCCGGCGAAGGCGATGACGCGGTCTATTTTGAAGACACATTACTGCAGCAGAACTTTGCCGTCATTGCTGGCGGTGGAACGGATGTGCTGGGCTTGAACGGC is part of the Mariniblastus fucicola genome and harbors:
- a CDS encoding tetratricopeptide repeat protein, with product MSVNRWNFLTAALLGMFLCLPSVAAETDVVDSFRDHVQSLDVKDSQKSLAEESIDAFSEDSPGEAITAGLIAIYPEYGTAIDSSEVDDSEKTVKLLKPLTESADKFLAADSSFFLARTLMNEEQFESALPLLESLKKNYADHTMHTGTSDYYLGVAHAGLLENQKAIDSFVEFLDSNPDAPERMRVSAWRQVQGLQTIEEGKLDDVHQRMEYSRRRLDLEKTDDPTQVEQEKVVTMLTKLIKEAEKKECSGSCKNCNKPGENKPSAGKKPQQASKKPQQKKSESGKNAKAADGKAVVKTYEDTPASPWSRLRDRSRDPANNAIKEKLPAKYRDIVEKYMEKANGEPSGQ
- a CDS encoding thymidine phosphorylase is translated as MNVAQIIEAKREGKELDADSIGQLLAGYADGSVPDYQMSAFAMAVFFQSMTKDEIVSLTRAMINSGDTMKWESSKPAVDKHSTGGVGDKISIVLAPMLACCDVEVPMISGRGLGSTGGTLDKLESIQGYRTDLSSDEFRSIVNWCGCSIASASEKLAPADRKLYALRDVTGTVPSIPLIVGSILSKKIAAGVDALVLDVKWGSGAFMKTIDKAQQLAEMLTVVGNELGTKTIAEISDMNQPLGKMIGNSVEIDESVEVLQGKGPDDVRELTLLLGSRLLVAANVEQDVEAASQRLQTTIDDGSALKKLAEMVEAHGGDLNQPRERADSHPVTSMESGTISRINTDRLGLAVIEMGGGRKKIGDPIDHACGIEFLVRIGDKINKGDVVANVFCDAKLAAVATNLVGASIGI
- a CDS encoding phosphoglycerate dehydrogenase, encoding MTKILLTTTSYQDTPGPHHELLDSIGAEIHRERGPLSEDKMLELAGEFDAFLCGDDMITQAVIDKSLPRLKIISKYGIGVDKIDVKYATEKGIPLLFCPGVNHTTVAEHTFALMLSLSRKFVEEVNFVREGNWKRLTGNELMGKKIGVIGLGRIGKEVSTRAKAFSMPVMGYDLYWPEEFANEHEIEKAGSLEDIFTTCDIVSLHTNLTPETENMINAASMATMKKGVMILNCARGELVSTSDMVAALESGQVGGYGTDVLDQEPPPADHPLLTAPNCVITPHIGSRTYESVERQAMMATQNLLNCLKGEKPLAQVNDAPIPEALI